One window from the genome of Synechococcus sp. PROS-7-1 encodes:
- a CDS encoding TMEM165/GDT1 family protein: MTDAGSSQRPRFTTVLVSTFTTVFLAELGDKTQLATLLLSAESGQPWLVFGGAALALICSSLVGVLVGRWLSSVLQPERLEQMAGLLMVGLGLWLGSQALRSVLGSHPL, from the coding sequence ATGACCGACGCCGGAAGCTCTCAGCGTCCAAGGTTCACAACCGTTTTGGTCAGTACCTTCACCACTGTGTTCCTGGCGGAACTTGGGGACAAAACGCAGTTGGCAACGCTGTTGCTCTCCGCTGAATCCGGTCAGCCTTGGTTGGTCTTCGGTGGTGCCGCTCTGGCACTGATCTGTTCCAGTCTTGTTGGCGTGCTCGTCGGCCGCTGGCTGTCGTCGGTGCTGCAACCAGAACGTCTGGAACAAATGGCAGGTCTCCTGATGGTGGGACTTGGCCTGTGGCTCGGATCCCAGGCACTACGTTCGGTTCTGGGCAGCCATCCCCTCTGA
- a CDS encoding YkgJ family cysteine cluster protein gives MSRHSLHWACLQQCGACCKLAPEERQEAIEALTPEQQSQYLAMVGPDGWCIHFDSGARRCRIYEERPDFCRVASLCSLFEVPQDRADAFAIACCRQQIRSVHGGRSLELRKFERLIRSTPPSR, from the coding sequence ATGAGCCGCCATTCCCTGCACTGGGCCTGCCTCCAGCAATGCGGCGCCTGCTGCAAGCTGGCCCCAGAGGAACGTCAGGAAGCGATCGAAGCCCTGACGCCTGAACAACAAAGCCAATACCTAGCGATGGTGGGGCCCGACGGATGGTGCATTCACTTCGACAGCGGCGCCAGGCGATGTCGCATTTATGAAGAACGCCCGGATTTCTGTCGTGTCGCCAGCCTTTGCAGCCTTTTCGAGGTTCCCCAAGACCGCGCTGACGCCTTCGCCATCGCCTGCTGCCGCCAGCAGATTCGATCGGTTCATGGCGGACGCAGTCTGGAACTGCGTAAGTTCGAACGACTGATTCGATCCACGCCTCCATCGCGATGA
- the psb30 gene encoding photosystem II reaction center protein Ycf12/Psb30, whose protein sequence is MGIDFHLIANFGALALITLAGPAVIFILFYRRGAL, encoded by the coding sequence ATGGGAATCGATTTCCACCTGATCGCCAATTTCGGTGCACTGGCCTTGATCACCCTGGCAGGTCCGGCAGTGATCTTCATCCTCTTCTACCGCCGCGGCGCACTCTGA
- a CDS encoding chloride channel protein: protein MSPDSRQETALIPGTLPSQSQLQGLVRHFISLVVVGVLIGIACLPLNLVDRVQEKLYALMPTNAANEWTLPGVLVALAPLVVMPILLLLQRGPWHEGAGSGIPSTMNGLKDPSLLPRAMAAPGTVQRGLLWSIATVAMFPLGREGPVVQFGAAVARACHQRFKGWLPSLSERQMVAIGGGAGLAGGFNTPLLGAVFMLEELTADYAIVTIWPALVISVAAAGLSNIGGQPMFGLGVLNVVTPELEQLMMAIPVGLVAGLVGGLFNKGLVWLTQRLSASVRQRPLRTGLYLGGGLSLLALMSWGTSTSDGESLVRQLIEQGMPNPVQDESHWVTGLASVWITAVRVIGPMLALSPGVPGGLIDPSLTFGAVLGYTICAIAGYSGQLGIGLGLAAGLSGATQLPLVSIIFAWRLAGDQQLFAGVVLAAVLAAYIGRLVCRDPVYHGLSKLNRQSAPRR from the coding sequence ATGAGTCCGGACAGTCGCCAGGAAACCGCCCTGATTCCGGGGACACTGCCCTCCCAAAGCCAGTTGCAGGGCTTGGTGCGTCATTTCATCAGCCTGGTGGTTGTTGGCGTGCTGATCGGCATCGCCTGCCTGCCGCTCAACCTTGTGGATCGCGTTCAGGAAAAGCTGTACGCGCTGATGCCGACGAATGCAGCCAACGAGTGGACTCTGCCCGGTGTTCTTGTGGCGCTGGCGCCGCTAGTGGTGATGCCGATTCTCCTGCTGCTGCAGCGAGGTCCGTGGCATGAGGGAGCAGGGTCCGGAATTCCTTCCACGATGAATGGATTAAAGGATCCTTCACTGCTGCCAAGGGCCATGGCAGCTCCCGGCACAGTGCAACGCGGCCTCCTCTGGTCGATCGCCACCGTGGCCATGTTTCCCCTGGGAAGGGAGGGACCTGTTGTGCAGTTCGGTGCCGCAGTGGCCAGAGCCTGTCATCAGCGTTTTAAGGGATGGCTGCCGTCACTGAGCGAACGGCAGATGGTGGCCATCGGTGGAGGCGCCGGCCTGGCAGGAGGGTTCAACACACCATTGCTCGGAGCCGTTTTCATGCTGGAGGAGCTCACGGCCGATTACGCCATCGTGACGATCTGGCCTGCTCTGGTGATCAGTGTTGCGGCGGCAGGCTTGTCGAACATTGGCGGACAACCGATGTTCGGCCTAGGCGTTCTCAACGTCGTGACGCCGGAGTTGGAACAATTGATGATGGCGATTCCTGTCGGACTCGTGGCCGGTCTTGTTGGCGGTCTGTTTAACAAGGGACTCGTTTGGCTCACGCAAAGGCTGTCGGCATCGGTGAGACAACGGCCTCTGCGGACGGGCCTTTATCTCGGTGGTGGCCTGAGCCTGCTGGCTTTGATGAGCTGGGGGACATCCACATCCGATGGCGAATCTCTCGTTCGCCAACTGATCGAGCAAGGCATGCCCAATCCTGTTCAAGACGAAAGTCACTGGGTCACGGGCCTCGCCAGTGTTTGGATCACGGCCGTGCGCGTGATCGGTCCGATGCTGGCGCTCAGCCCTGGGGTGCCTGGAGGCCTGATCGATCCATCGCTGACCTTCGGAGCTGTTCTCGGTTACACCATCTGTGCGATCGCTGGTTACAGCGGTCAGCTGGGAATCGGATTGGGTCTTGCGGCAGGGCTTTCAGGGGCGACCCAGCTCCCCCTGGTGTCCATCATCTTTGCCTGGCGTCTCGCCGGTGATCAGCAGTTGTTCGCCGGCGTGGTGCTGGCGGCTGTGCTCGCCGCGTACATCGGTCGCCTGGTGTGCAGGGATCCGGTGTATCACGGGTTGAGCAAGCTCAATCGTCAGAGTGCGCCGCGGCGGTAG